From one Pseudomonas sp. S35 genomic stretch:
- a CDS encoding MFS transporter, with the protein MVVTALPYWRLSSFYLFYFALLGATAPFLALYFDHLGFSSARIGELVAIPMLMRCVAPNLWGWLGDYTGRRLAIVRFGAVCTLVSFSLIFVSKTYAWLALVMALHAFFWHAVLPQFEVITLAHLQTQTSRYSQVRLWGSIGFILTVVVMGRLFDWLSLDIYPVVVVVIMAGIIGASLWVPNAQPATQGNRLAGDGFLKQLRSPGVLAFYACVALMQMSHGPYYTFLTLHLEHLGYSRGVIGMLWALGVVAEVLMFLGMSRILTRFSVRRVLLASFLLAALRWLLLGSFAEFLWVLLLAQVMHAATFGSFHAAAIAFVQRSFGDKQQGQGQALYAALAGTGGALGALYSGYSWNLLGPTFTFSIASVAALAAAVIIGLRLHEQNQGTLQ; encoded by the coding sequence CTGGTTGTGACAGCCCTTCCTTATTGGCGCCTCTCTAGCTTCTACCTGTTCTACTTCGCCCTGCTCGGGGCGACGGCGCCGTTCCTGGCGCTGTACTTCGATCATCTGGGCTTCTCCAGCGCGCGTATCGGCGAGCTGGTGGCCATCCCCATGCTGATGCGCTGCGTGGCGCCCAATCTGTGGGGCTGGCTGGGCGATTACACCGGCCGCCGCCTGGCCATCGTGCGTTTTGGCGCGGTGTGTACCCTGGTCAGTTTTTCGTTGATTTTCGTCAGCAAGACCTACGCCTGGCTGGCCCTGGTGATGGCCCTGCATGCGTTCTTCTGGCACGCGGTGCTGCCGCAGTTTGAAGTGATCACCCTGGCGCACCTGCAAACACAGACATCGCGCTACAGCCAGGTGCGTCTATGGGGCTCCATCGGTTTTATTCTTACCGTGGTGGTCATGGGCCGGCTGTTCGACTGGCTGAGCCTGGACATCTATCCGGTCGTGGTGGTGGTGATCATGGCCGGTATCATCGGCGCCAGCCTGTGGGTACCGAATGCGCAGCCGGCCACCCAGGGCAATCGCCTGGCGGGTGACGGGTTCCTCAAACAGTTGCGCAGTCCTGGCGTATTGGCGTTTTACGCCTGCGTAGCACTGATGCAAATGAGCCACGGCCCGTATTACACCTTCCTGACACTGCACCTCGAACACCTCGGTTACAGCCGGGGCGTGATCGGGATGCTGTGGGCGCTGGGGGTGGTGGCCGAAGTGCTGATGTTCCTGGGCATGAGCCGTATCCTCACGCGTTTCTCGGTGCGCCGGGTATTGCTGGCCAGCTTTTTGTTGGCGGCGCTGCGCTGGTTGCTGCTGGGCTCGTTTGCCGAATTCCTGTGGGTCTTGCTGTTGGCGCAGGTCATGCACGCCGCCACGTTCGGCAGCTTTCACGCCGCGGCGATTGCCTTTGTGCAACGCAGCTTTGGCGATAAACAACAAGGCCAGGGCCAGGCGCTGTACGCCGCCCTGGCCGGCACTGGCGGTGCGCTGGGCGCGCTGTATTCCGGCTACAGCTGGAACCTGTTGGGGCCGACCTTCACCTTTAGTATTGCC
- the aroC gene encoding chorismate synthase has protein sequence MSGNTFGKLFTVTTAGESHGPALVAIVDGCPPGLALSLEDLQRDLDRRKPGTSRHTTQRQEPDEVEILSGVFEGRTTGCAIGLLIRNTDQKSKDYSAIKDLFRPAHADYTYHHKYGERDYRGGGRSSARETAMRVAAGAIAKKYLATQGIVIRGYMSQLGPIEIPFKTWDSVQDNAFFCPDPDKVPELEAYMDQLRRDQDSVGAKITVVAEGVKPGLGEPIFDRLDAELAHALMSINAVKGVEIGAGFACVSQRGTEHRDEMTPQGFLSNNAGGILGGISSGQPIVAHLALKATSSITTPGRSIDVHGNPVDVITKGRHDPCVGIRATPIAEAMMAIVLMDHLLRNRGQNADVQVNTPVLGQL, from the coding sequence ATGTCCGGCAATACCTTCGGCAAGCTGTTCACTGTCACCACCGCGGGCGAAAGCCATGGCCCGGCGTTGGTCGCCATTGTCGACGGCTGCCCGCCCGGCCTGGCGCTGTCCCTGGAAGACCTGCAGCGTGACCTGGACCGCCGCAAGCCCGGCACCAGCCGCCACACCACCCAGCGCCAGGAGCCCGACGAAGTCGAGATCCTCTCCGGCGTGTTCGAAGGTCGCACCACCGGTTGCGCCATCGGGCTGCTGATCCGCAACACCGACCAGAAGTCCAAGGACTACTCGGCGATCAAGGACCTGTTCCGCCCGGCCCATGCCGACTACACCTATCACCACAAATACGGCGAGCGCGACTACCGTGGCGGTGGCCGCAGCTCGGCACGCGAAACCGCGATGCGCGTGGCCGCCGGTGCCATCGCCAAGAAGTACCTGGCCACCCAGGGCATCGTGATCCGTGGCTACATGAGCCAGTTGGGCCCGATTGAAATCCCGTTCAAGACCTGGGACAGCGTGCAAGACAACGCTTTTTTCTGTCCTGACCCGGACAAGGTGCCAGAGCTGGAGGCGTACATGGACCAGTTGCGTCGCGACCAGGATTCCGTCGGCGCCAAGATCACCGTGGTCGCCGAAGGTGTGAAACCAGGCCTGGGCGAGCCGATCTTCGACCGTCTCGATGCTGAACTGGCCCACGCGCTGATGAGCATCAACGCGGTAAAAGGCGTGGAAATCGGCGCCGGGTTTGCCTGCGTGTCCCAGCGCGGCACCGAGCATCGCGATGAGATGACCCCGCAAGGTTTTCTCAGCAACAACGCTGGCGGCATCCTGGGGGGCATTTCCTCCGGCCAGCCGATCGTTGCGCACCTGGCGCTCAAGGCCACGTCGAGCATCACCACTCCCGGCCGTTCGATCGACGTGCATGGCAACCCGGTGGACGTGATCACCAAGGGGCGCCACGACCCGTGCGTCGGCATCCGTGCCACGCCGATTGCCGAGGCGATGATGGCCATCGTGTTGATGGACCACTTGCTGCGCAACCGTGGGCAGAATGCCGATGTGCAGGTGAACACCCCGGTACTGGGCCAGCTGTGA
- a CDS encoding alpha/beta fold hydrolase — translation MMLRALLFTLTLLTTLAHAASPVVLQRPISLDTGSGKLFGSLLLPQSDNPVPVVLIIAGSGPTDRNGNSTDGARNDSLKRLAWVLARHNIASVRYDKRGVAASLAATPDERNLTLDAYVADAVAWGKLLKADKRMGPLIVLGHSEGALVAALAAPQLDPAGVISLSGSARPVDQVIRQQLADHLPPALLLRSNEILDHLKAGQVDADVPGPLQAIFRPSVQPYLISLFRADPSAAFARLRMPALIVQGTNDIQVGVGDAQQLKRAKPDAELTVIEGMNHVMRIVPNDVKQQLASYNDPQLPLAAELGNRVVRFIDGLQPR, via the coding sequence ATAATGCTGCGAGCTTTACTGTTCACCCTCACGCTCTTGACTACCCTGGCCCACGCCGCCTCCCCCGTCGTACTGCAACGGCCCATCAGCCTGGACACCGGCAGCGGCAAGCTGTTTGGCTCGCTGCTGCTGCCCCAATCCGACAACCCCGTGCCCGTTGTGTTGATCATCGCCGGCTCCGGCCCCACCGACCGCAATGGCAACAGTACCGACGGCGCGCGCAACGACAGCCTCAAGCGCCTGGCCTGGGTACTGGCCCGGCATAACATCGCCAGCGTGCGCTATGACAAACGCGGTGTAGCCGCCAGCCTGGCCGCCACACCCGACGAGCGCAACCTCACCTTGGACGCCTACGTCGCCGACGCGGTGGCCTGGGGCAAATTGCTCAAGGCCGACAAACGCATGGGCCCGTTGATCGTACTGGGCCACAGCGAAGGTGCCTTGGTGGCGGCCCTCGCCGCCCCGCAACTCGACCCGGCGGGCGTCATTTCCCTGTCCGGCAGCGCCCGCCCGGTAGACCAGGTGATCCGCCAGCAACTGGCCGATCACCTGCCCCCTGCCCTGCTGCTGCGCAGCAATGAGATCCTCGATCACCTCAAGGCCGGTCAGGTGGATGCGGATGTGCCTGGCCCGCTGCAGGCTATTTTCCGACCCAGCGTGCAGCCTTACCTGATCAGCTTGTTTCGCGCCGACCCGTCAGCGGCCTTTGCCAGACTGCGCATGCCGGCGTTGATCGTTCAGGGCACTAACGATATTCAGGTCGGTGTCGGTGACGCCCAGCAACTGAAAAGGGCCAAGCCCGATGCCGAACTGACGGTGATCGAAGGCATGAACCACGTGATGCGCATCGTGCCCAACGACGTCAAGCAACAACTGGCCTCCTACAATGACCCGCAATTACCCCTCGCCGCCGAGTTGGGCAACCGCGTGGTGCGCTTTATCGACGGACTTCAACCCCGTTAA
- the prmB gene encoding 50S ribosomal protein L3 N(5)-glutamine methyltransferase, with protein MITSRLRTLRDHIRWAVSRFHGEDLFFGHGTDNAWDEARQLVLGALNLPWEIADSYLDCNLEEEEVSHVQRLLHRRIHERVPTAYLLGEAWFCGMSFIVDERVLVPRSPIGELIENRFEPWLAQPPARILDLCTGSGCIGIACAYEFQDAEVVLGDLSFEALEVANQNIERHGADERVYTVQGDGFDGLPGQRFDLIVSNPPYVDAEDFADMPDEYQHEPELGLACGDDGLNLVRRMLAEAADHLTEKGLLIVEVGNSQVHVEALYPQVDFAWLEFKRGGHGVFMLTAEQCREHQAVFAAKV; from the coding sequence GTGATCACTTCCCGCCTGCGCACCTTGCGCGACCATATCCGTTGGGCTGTCAGCCGTTTCCATGGGGAAGACCTGTTTTTTGGCCACGGCACTGACAATGCCTGGGACGAAGCCCGGCAATTGGTACTCGGCGCCTTGAACCTGCCGTGGGAAATTGCCGACAGCTACCTGGACTGCAACCTGGAAGAAGAGGAAGTTTCCCATGTGCAGCGGTTGCTGCATCGCCGTATCCACGAGCGCGTGCCCACCGCGTACCTGCTGGGCGAGGCGTGGTTCTGCGGCATGTCGTTTATCGTCGACGAGCGCGTGCTGGTTCCGCGCTCCCCCATTGGCGAGCTGATCGAAAACCGCTTCGAACCCTGGCTGGCCCAGCCGCCGGCGCGCATTCTTGACCTGTGCACGGGTTCCGGCTGCATCGGCATTGCCTGTGCCTACGAGTTCCAGGACGCTGAAGTGGTGCTGGGCGACTTGTCCTTCGAAGCCTTGGAAGTGGCGAACCAGAACATCGAGCGCCACGGCGCCGACGAGCGCGTCTACACCGTGCAGGGCGATGGCTTCGACGGCCTGCCGGGCCAGCGCTTTGACCTGATCGTGTCAAACCCGCCGTATGTGGACGCCGAAGACTTCGCCGACATGCCGGACGAGTACCAGCACGAGCCAGAACTGGGCCTGGCCTGTGGCGATGACGGTTTGAACCTGGTGCGTCGGATGCTCGCCGAAGCGGCGGACCACCTGACCGAGAAAGGTTTGCTGATTGTGGAAGTGGGCAACAGCCAAGTGCACGTCGAGGCACTGTACCCGCAAGTGGACTTTGCCTGGCTCGAATTCAAGCGCGGCGGGCATGGTGTGTTCATGCTCACGGCCGAGCAGTGCCGCGAACATCAGGCAGTCTTCGCCGCCAAGGTTTAA
- a CDS encoding cysteine hydrolase family protein — protein sequence MSVPKTMFQLSGRGYAAANLAHATLVIIDAQKEYLSGPLALSGMDTAVDHIKQLVTSARNAGRPIVHVRHLGTVGGMFDPQGERGEFIPGLEPEGDETIIEKLLPSAFHGTGLEKRLQDLGSLDLIVCGFMSHSSVSTTVRAAKNLGFRCTLVEDACATRDLPYKDGILSAEHVQQTEMAIMADNFATLALTKDLI from the coding sequence ATGTCCGTTCCAAAGACGATGTTTCAACTCAGCGGTCGTGGTTACGCAGCTGCCAACCTTGCCCATGCGACCCTCGTGATCATCGACGCCCAGAAGGAATACCTCAGCGGTCCACTCGCCCTCTCGGGCATGGACACGGCGGTCGACCATATCAAGCAGCTGGTGACATCGGCGCGCAACGCTGGCCGTCCGATCGTGCATGTGCGCCACCTGGGAACGGTCGGCGGCATGTTCGACCCTCAGGGCGAACGCGGTGAGTTCATTCCCGGCCTTGAACCTGAAGGCGACGAGACCATTATCGAGAAGCTGCTGCCCAGCGCCTTTCATGGCACCGGCCTGGAGAAACGCCTGCAAGACCTCGGCTCCCTGGACCTGATCGTCTGCGGTTTCATGAGCCATTCCAGCGTCAGCACCACCGTGCGCGCCGCCAAGAACCTGGGCTTTCGCTGCACCCTGGTGGAAGACGCCTGCGCCACCCGCGACCTGCCTTACAAAGACGGCATCCTGAGTGCCGAGCACGTACAGCAGACCGAAATGGCCATCATGGCTGACAACTTCGCCACCCTCGCGTTGACCAAAGACCTGATCTGA
- a CDS encoding Smr/MutS family protein, with product MQDDDFSLFKNELRGVKPIKHDRAETGKPKADRAQIAKLRQAATVRTDATTVDGLSDQFVIDVGPEDELMWARDGVQESQMRKLKAGQIPFEGSLDLHGMTVEKARETLWAFLAEATKFEIRCARVTHGKAVRLDGKRPMIKSHVNTWLRQHAQVLGFTSCQARHGGAGAVYVMLKRTMMEGRDE from the coding sequence ATGCAAGACGACGATTTTTCCCTGTTCAAAAACGAGCTGCGCGGCGTCAAGCCGATCAAGCACGATCGCGCCGAGACCGGCAAACCCAAAGCCGACCGGGCGCAGATCGCCAAGCTGCGCCAGGCCGCGACCGTGCGCACCGACGCCACCACCGTGGATGGTCTGTCGGACCAGTTTGTCATCGACGTCGGCCCCGAAGACGAGCTGATGTGGGCCCGCGACGGTGTGCAGGAAAGCCAGATGCGCAAGCTCAAGGCCGGCCAGATCCCGTTCGAAGGCAGCCTCGACCTGCACGGCATGACCGTAGAGAAAGCCCGGGAAACCCTGTGGGCCTTCCTCGCCGAAGCCACCAAATTCGAAATCCGCTGCGCGCGCGTCACCCACGGCAAGGCTGTGCGCCTGGACGGCAAGCGACCGATGATCAAAAGCCACGTCAACACCTGGCTGCGCCAGCATGCCCAAGTGCTCGGCTTTACCTCGTGCCAGGCCCGCCACGGCGGCGCGGGGGCGGTGTATGTGATGCTCAAGCGGACGATGATGGAGGGGCGGGACGAGTAA
- the folE gene encoding GTP cyclohydrolase I FolE, with product MSLEQNYTEILGQLGEDVSREGLLDTPKRAAKAMQYLCRGYEQTLEEVTNGALFSSDNSEMVLVKDIELYSLCEHHLLPFIGKAHVAYIPSGKVLGLSKVARIVDMYARRLQIQENLSRQIADAVMQVTGALGVAVVIEAKHMCMMMRGVEKQNSSMITSVMLGEFRENAATRSEFLSLIK from the coding sequence ATGTCCCTGGAACAGAATTACACAGAGATTCTCGGCCAACTCGGCGAGGACGTCTCCCGCGAGGGTCTGCTCGACACGCCAAAGCGTGCCGCCAAGGCGATGCAGTACCTCTGCCGCGGTTATGAGCAGACGCTCGAAGAAGTCACCAATGGCGCCTTGTTCAGCTCCGACAACAGCGAAATGGTGCTGGTCAAGGACATCGAGTTGTACTCGCTGTGCGAACACCACCTGCTGCCGTTTATCGGCAAGGCCCACGTCGCGTATATCCCGAGCGGCAAAGTGCTGGGCCTGTCGAAGGTCGCGCGGATTGTCGACATGTATGCGCGCCGCTTGCAGATCCAGGAAAACCTCAGCCGCCAGATCGCCGATGCCGTAATGCAGGTGACCGGCGCCCTGGGCGTGGCCGTGGTGATCGAGGCCAAGCACATGTGCATGATGATGCGCGGTGTCGAGAAACAGAATTCGTCGATGATCACTTCGGTGATGCTGGGTGAGTTCCGCGAAAACGCGGCCACCCGCAGCGAGTTCCTCAGCCTGATCAAGTAA
- a CDS encoding glutathione S-transferase N-terminal domain-containing protein, with amino-acid sequence MFVKALRVGLGHVIIAGDFLTRPRKKQRPAEQQAKVNEAAKDLTLYQFHACPFCVKTRRTLHRLNVPVALKDAKHNEQDRQTLLEQGGKIKVPCLRIEENGQTTWMYDSKVIIDYLDKRFAAI; translated from the coding sequence ATGTTCGTCAAAGCACTTCGAGTGGGCCTCGGCCACGTCATCATCGCGGGCGACTTCCTTACCCGCCCACGTAAAAAGCAGCGCCCCGCCGAGCAACAAGCCAAGGTGAACGAGGCGGCCAAGGATTTGACCCTGTATCAATTCCACGCCTGCCCGTTCTGCGTGAAGACCCGCCGCACCCTGCACCGCCTGAATGTGCCGGTGGCGTTGAAGGACGCGAAGCACAACGAGCAGGATCGCCAGACCCTGCTGGAGCAAGGTGGCAAGATCAAGGTGCCGTGCCTGCGCATCGAAGAGAATGGCCAGACCACCTGGATGTATGACTCCAAGGTGATCATCGATTACCTGGACAAGCGCTTCGCCGCGATCTGA
- a CDS encoding glutathione S-transferase family protein has protein sequence MYKVYGDYKSGNCYKIKLMLNLLGIPYQWVDVDILNGGTETPEFLAKNPNGKIPVLELEDGTCLWESNAILNFLADGSEFLPTEPRLRTQVLQWQFFEQYSHEPYIAVARFIQFYLNMPEDRLEEYKTTHKGGYKALKVMERQLQTTPYLVGEQYSIADIALYAYTHVAHEGGFDLTPYPAVQAWLQRVASHPKHVAMLD, from the coding sequence ATGTACAAGGTTTATGGCGATTACAAGTCGGGCAACTGCTACAAGATCAAATTGATGCTCAACCTGCTCGGCATCCCTTACCAATGGGTGGATGTCGACATCCTCAACGGCGGTACCGAAACTCCCGAGTTCCTGGCCAAGAACCCCAACGGCAAGATCCCTGTGCTGGAGTTGGAGGACGGCACGTGCCTGTGGGAGTCCAACGCGATTCTCAACTTCCTCGCCGACGGCAGCGAGTTCTTGCCGACCGAGCCGCGCCTGCGCACCCAAGTGCTGCAATGGCAGTTCTTCGAGCAATACAGCCACGAGCCGTATATTGCGGTGGCGCGGTTTATCCAGTTTTACCTGAACATGCCCGAGGATCGCCTTGAGGAATACAAGACCACCCACAAGGGCGGTTACAAGGCGTTGAAGGTGATGGAGCGCCAGTTGCAAACCACGCCTTACCTGGTGGGTGAGCAGTATTCGATTGCCGACATCGCGTTGTATGCCTACACCCACGTGGCTCACGAAGGTGGTTTTGATTTGACGCCGTACCCGGCCGTGCAGGCGTGGTTGCAGCGCGTGGCGAGCCATCCCAAGCATGTGGCCATGCTCGACTGA
- a CDS encoding PLP-dependent aminotransferase family protein → MAFSERVTRLKSSLIREILAAAQRPEVMSFAGGLPAEAMLPALNWDDLPLNIGQYGMSEGEPQLRELLAAEARALGVPCQASQVLVVSGSQQTLDLAAKLYIDKGTQVLLEGPTYLAALQIFQLFGAECLTVQLEADGPDVAALRAKLEHHRPAFIYLIPTFQNPSAVRYSEAKRDAVAALLDEFGVTLIEDEPYRELTFDGASARPIVSRLQKASWIYTGTVSKTLLPGLRVGYLIASPDLFAHLLKLKQSADLHTNRVGQWQAMQWIGSEKYQQHLVELRSFYRQRRDAFQAALERHFGDLADWQVPQGGLFFWLALKQPLDTRTLLAQALEQNVAFMPGEPFFAEPDQHLGSLRLNFSHIDPARLDEGLKRLASVVRQAQHAQAA, encoded by the coding sequence ATGGCCTTCTCTGAACGTGTTACGCGCCTTAAAAGCTCTTTGATCCGTGAAATCCTTGCGGCGGCCCAGCGCCCGGAAGTGATGTCGTTCGCCGGTGGCCTGCCGGCCGAAGCCATGTTGCCCGCGTTGAACTGGGACGACCTGCCGCTGAACATCGGCCAATACGGCATGAGCGAAGGCGAGCCACAGCTGCGTGAATTGCTGGCCGCCGAAGCGCGGGCATTGGGCGTGCCGTGCCAGGCCAGTCAGGTGTTGGTGGTCAGTGGCTCCCAGCAAACCCTGGACCTGGCGGCCAAGCTGTACATCGACAAAGGCACGCAGGTTTTGCTGGAAGGTCCGACCTACCTGGCGGCGTTGCAGATCTTCCAGTTGTTCGGCGCCGAGTGCCTCACCGTGCAACTGGAAGCTGACGGCCCCGACGTGGCCGCGCTGCGTGCCAAGCTTGAGCACCATCGCCCGGCGTTCATCTACCTGATCCCGACCTTCCAGAACCCGTCGGCCGTGCGCTACAGCGAGGCCAAGCGTGACGCCGTGGCGGCGTTGCTCGATGAGTTCGGCGTGACGCTGATCGAAGACGAACCCTACCGTGAACTGACCTTCGACGGCGCCAGCGCGCGGCCCATCGTCAGCCGCTTGCAGAAGGCCAGCTGGATCTACACCGGCACCGTGTCCAAGACCTTGTTGCCCGGCCTGCGGGTCGGCTACCTGATCGCCAGCCCGGACCTGTTCGCGCACTTGCTCAAGCTCAAGCAATCGGCAGACCTGCACACCAACCGCGTCGGCCAGTGGCAGGCGATGCAATGGATCGGCAGCGAAAAATACCAACAGCACCTGGTGGAACTGCGTAGCTTTTACCGCCAGCGCCGCGACGCGTTCCAGGCCGCACTTGAGCGTCATTTCGGCGACCTGGCCGACTGGCAAGTGCCCCAGGGCGGATTATTCTTCTGGCTGGCCTTGAAACAGCCGCTGGACACCCGCACCTTATTGGCCCAAGCGCTGGAGCAGAACGTCGCGTTCATGCCCGGTGAGCCGTTCTTTGCCGAGCCAGATCAACACCTGGGCTCGTTGCGCCTCAATTTCAGCCATATCGACCCGGCCCGCCTGGACGAAGGCCTCAAGCGCCTGGCCTCGGTGGTCCGTCAAGCACAGCACGCGCAAGCGGCATAA
- a CDS encoding MarR family transcriptional regulator: MLDLKNQTSQQQAMEAFFFGYQAFTAKADEMLERRGLSRVHQRIVFFIARYPALSVKQLLELLGVSKQALNMPLRQLQEMHLVDSVACETDKRKRLLELTEEGLRFEQSLRREQVKLLQRAFNEAGEEAVAGWLAVNQALSAH; encoded by the coding sequence ATGCTTGACCTTAAAAACCAGACCAGTCAGCAGCAGGCCATGGAAGCGTTCTTCTTCGGCTACCAGGCCTTTACCGCCAAAGCCGACGAAATGCTCGAACGCCGAGGCCTGAGCCGGGTGCACCAGCGCATCGTGTTTTTTATCGCGCGCTACCCGGCCTTGAGCGTCAAGCAACTGCTGGAATTACTCGGCGTGAGCAAGCAAGCGCTGAATATGCCGCTGCGCCAACTGCAGGAAATGCACCTGGTGGACAGCGTTGCCTGCGAGACCGACAAGCGCAAACGCCTGTTGGAATTGACCGAAGAAGGGCTGCGTTTTGAGCAGTCACTGCGCCGTGAACAGGTCAAACTGCTACAGCGCGCGTTCAATGAAGCCGGGGAAGAAGCGGTGGCCGGATGGCTGGCGGTCAACCAGGCACTGAGTGCCCATTAG
- a CDS encoding NCS2 family permease, with translation MDSRKTEAPTLDLATPQGGWLERLFKLRLHGTTVKTELIAGLTTFITMAYIIFVNPNIMADAGIDHGAAFVATCIAAALGCLLMGLYANWPVGLAPGMGLNAFFTYTVVGTMGYNWETALGAVFISGVLFMILTLSRIREWLLNSIPVSLRHAMGAGVGLFLGVIGLKTAGIIVDSPATLIKLGSLHEPAPLLAAICFLLIAILSYHRVFGAILLSIIAVTLAGWGLGLVQYQGIVASPPSLAPTWMAMDVMGVFNVSMISVVFAFLFVHMFDTAGTLMGVAQRAGLVNADGKIENLSRALKADSASSVFGAMVGVPPVTSYVESAAGVAAGGRTGLTAVTVGVLFVAAMFFAPLAGMIPAYATAGALIYVAMLMMSGMAHIEWDEATDSIPAIVTMIMMPLTFSVADGIALGFITYVALKAGTGKHKEISVSLWALCAIFIAKFVFL, from the coding sequence GTGGATAGCCGCAAAACCGAAGCCCCTACGCTGGACCTGGCCACGCCGCAAGGCGGTTGGCTGGAACGCCTGTTCAAACTGCGTTTGCATGGCACCACAGTGAAGACCGAGTTGATCGCCGGCCTCACCACCTTCATCACGATGGCCTACATCATCTTCGTCAACCCCAACATCATGGCCGACGCCGGCATCGATCACGGTGCGGCCTTTGTCGCCACCTGTATCGCCGCCGCCCTAGGTTGCCTGCTGATGGGCCTGTACGCCAACTGGCCGGTGGGCCTGGCACCGGGCATGGGCTTGAACGCGTTTTTCACCTATACCGTGGTCGGCACCATGGGCTACAACTGGGAGACCGCCTTGGGTGCGGTGTTTATCTCCGGTGTGCTGTTCATGATCCTCACGCTGTCGCGCATCCGCGAATGGCTGCTCAACAGCATCCCGGTCAGCCTGCGCCACGCGATGGGCGCGGGCGTCGGTTTGTTCCTGGGCGTGATCGGCCTGAAGACCGCCGGCATCATCGTCGACAGCCCGGCCACCTTGATCAAGCTAGGCTCACTGCATGAGCCTGCCCCGCTGCTGGCGGCCATCTGCTTTCTGCTGATCGCGATCCTCAGCTACCACCGCGTCTTTGGCGCGATCCTGCTCAGCATCATCGCCGTGACCCTGGCCGGCTGGGGCCTGGGCCTGGTGCAGTACCAGGGCATTGTCGCCAGCCCGCCAAGCCTGGCCCCGACCTGGATGGCGATGGACGTGATGGGCGTGTTCAACGTCAGCATGATCAGCGTGGTGTTTGCGTTCCTGTTCGTGCATATGTTCGACACCGCCGGCACCCTGATGGGCGTGGCCCAGCGCGCCGGGCTGGTGAACGCCGACGGCAAGATCGAAAACCTGTCCCGCGCCCTGAAAGCCGACAGTGCTTCCAGCGTGTTCGGTGCGATGGTCGGCGTGCCGCCGGTGACCAGTTATGTGGAAAGCGCTGCAGGCGTGGCCGCCGGTGGGCGCACCGGGCTGACCGCCGTCACCGTGGGCGTGCTGTTTGTGGCTGCGATGTTCTTTGCGCCGCTGGCCGGCATGATCCCGGCGTACGCTACGGCGGGCGCGTTGATCTATGTCGCGATGCTGATGATGAGCGGCATGGCGCATATCGAGTGGGACGAAGCCACCGACAGCATTCCGGCGATTGTCACCATGATCATGATGCCGCTGACCTTCTCGGTCGCCGACGGCATCGCCCTGGGCTTTATCACCTATGTGGCGCTCAAGGCCGGCACGGGCAAGCACAAGGAAATTTCCGTGAGCCTGTGGGCGTTGTGCGCGATTTTCATCGCCAAGTTTGTCTTCCTGTAA
- a CDS encoding LysE family translocator, which translates to MSVETWLLFSGAALIVILIPGPLSLLMISNSLNYGLRRSYPAFLGGVFASICLLSASALGLGALLLASEQLFSALKIVGALYLFYLAWQSWQQSRLPARGAEVPQAAPVPRFRALFGRAFVLGASNPKDILFFAAFLPQFLSSQQPFLPQLLIMIATWTVLDLLCKLAYGLGAHGAARYLRSGKGQSWFNRISAGLFSGAGAASLLSR; encoded by the coding sequence ATGAGTGTGGAAACCTGGCTGCTGTTCAGCGGCGCTGCCTTGATCGTGATCCTGATCCCAGGCCCGTTGTCATTGCTGATGATCAGCAACAGCCTCAACTACGGCCTGCGCCGTTCATACCCGGCGTTTCTCGGCGGGGTGTTTGCCTCGATCTGCCTGTTGAGCGCCTCGGCCCTGGGCCTGGGCGCACTGTTGCTGGCCTCGGAGCAGTTGTTCAGCGCCTTGAAGATCGTCGGCGCACTGTACCTGTTCTACCTCGCCTGGCAGAGCTGGCAGCAGTCGCGCCTGCCGGCCCGTGGCGCGGAGGTTCCGCAGGCAGCGCCCGTGCCGCGCTTTCGCGCGTTGTTTGGCCGGGCCTTTGTGCTGGGCGCCAGCAACCCCAAGGACATCCTGTTTTTTGCCGCGTTCCTGCCGCAGTTCCTCAGCAGCCAGCAGCCGTTCCTGCCGCAGTTGCTGATCATGATCGCCACCTGGACCGTGCTCGACCTGTTGTGCAAGCTGGCCTACGGCCTGGGTGCCCACGGTGCCGCGCGCTACCTGCGCAGCGGCAAAGGCCAGAGCTGGTTCAACCGCATCAGCGCCGGGCTGTTCAGTGGTGCGGGCGCGGCCTCGCTATTGAGCCGCTGA